A single region of the Biomphalaria glabrata chromosome 15, xgBioGlab47.1, whole genome shotgun sequence genome encodes:
- the LOC129923162 gene encoding uncharacterized protein LOC129923162: MKPNVAHILSRGMKPNVAHILSRGMKPNVAHILSRGMKPNVAHILSRGMKPNVAHILSRGMKPNVAHILSRGMKPNVAHILSRGMKPNDAHILSRGMKPNVAHILSRGMKPNAAHILSRGMKPNVAHILSRGMKPNVAHILSRGMKPSSDAGKKDKFQISH; encoded by the coding sequence ATGAAGCCCAATGTTGCTCATATTCTAAGTAGAGGAATGAAGCCCAATGTTGCTCATATTCTAAGTAGAGGAATGAAGCCCAATGTTGCTCATATTCTAAGTAGAGGAATGAAGCCCAATGTTGCTCATATTCTAAGTAGAGGAATGAAGCCCAATGTTGCTCATATTCTAAGTAGAGGAATGAAGCCCAATGTTGCTCATATTCTAAGTAGAGGAATGAAGCCCAATGTTGCTCATATTCTAAGTAGAGGAATGAAGCCCAATGATGCTCATATTCTAAGTAGAGGAATGAAGCCCAATGTTGCTCATATTCTAAGTAGAGGAATGAAGCCCAATGCTGCTCATATTCTAAGTAGAGGAATGAAGCCCAATGTTGCTCATATTCTAAGTAGAGGAATGAAGCCCAATGTTGCTCATATTCTAAGTAGAGGAATGAAGCCATCTTCTGACGCgggaaaaaaagataaatttcaaatatcccattaa